In a genomic window of Enterobacter asburiae:
- a CDS encoding anti-sigma factor: protein MKIPPNEHDLHAYVDDQLDASERVVIERYLAQHPHIARQVQGWREDAQRLRATLAGLPLPDVTTTLDPAAIRARQVRRTHSRMRLAASFVLCIALGLLGGWQAHSWQSPASAPMGDALSAYKLMVIEKSMTADFTPDGPKALTAWLTQHVGTSAQMPDLRQAGFTPVSGRLFATEQGAAAMVLYRDHAGHTLSFYIRPPDPRQPLLSTGQRSAEGLVALYGSSQGLNYAVVGPAGMVNNPAISRELSKRI from the coding sequence ATGAAAATACCGCCTAACGAGCACGATTTGCATGCGTACGTCGACGACCAGTTGGATGCGAGCGAACGCGTTGTCATTGAACGTTACCTGGCGCAGCACCCGCACATTGCCCGTCAGGTTCAGGGCTGGCGGGAGGATGCACAACGCCTGCGTGCCACGCTGGCAGGGCTGCCTCTGCCCGACGTAACTACCACGCTGGATCCTGCCGCGATACGCGCCCGACAGGTGCGTCGAACCCACAGCCGTATGCGGCTGGCCGCCTCTTTTGTTTTGTGTATTGCGCTGGGTTTGCTGGGGGGCTGGCAGGCTCACAGCTGGCAAAGCCCCGCCAGCGCGCCGATGGGTGATGCGCTCAGCGCCTACAAGCTGATGGTCATAGAGAAGAGCATGACCGCCGATTTTACTCCGGATGGACCGAAAGCGCTGACAGCGTGGCTCACCCAGCATGTTGGTACGAGCGCACAAATGCCGGATCTGCGTCAGGCTGGCTTCACGCCGGTGAGCGGTCGCCTGTTTGCTACGGAACAGGGGGCCGCCGCGATGGTGCTCTATCGGGATCATGCCGGGCATACCCTTAGCTTTTATATTCGTCCACCGGACCCTCGCCAGCCGCTGCTTTCTACCGGGCAGCGCAGCGCAGAAGGTCTGGTTGCCCTTTATGGTTCCTCGCAGGGGTTGAACTACGCCGTCGTCGGCCCGGCTGGCATGGTCAATAATCCGGCCATTTCCCGCGAGCTGAGCAAACGGATCTGA
- a CDS encoding AAA family ATPase, with translation MINTLHIQNYRSIREMSLELEQLNIVFGPNGTGKSNIYKAIHLMHSAAQGQFSQALANEGGILKVFWAGKTRSDQLRRMNLSVETETYEYELQVGFVEKLPYPSQFQLDPVIKEESLWLSGQHRRPSSQLMKRRNQAVFLNNVHHEKVTHSGTLYENESVFGQLGEPHLYPEVSQMRESLRNWRFYHEFSVSIGSAMRAPQVGFRSPVLASDGANLAAAFQTIVEIGDELLLMRILDQAFPGCVFYSDNTGGRFRMMMQREGLSRPLEPAEFSDGTLRFLCLAVALLSPRPPAFIALNEPENSLHPQMLPALASLIAEASRYSQIWLTSHSPELATLIEKQRSFSLYQLSMVEGETRVERLG, from the coding sequence GTGATCAACACCCTGCACATTCAAAACTACCGCTCCATCCGCGAGATGTCGCTGGAGCTGGAGCAGCTCAATATCGTCTTTGGGCCAAACGGCACCGGGAAATCGAATATTTACAAGGCGATACACCTGATGCACAGCGCCGCCCAGGGGCAGTTTTCCCAGGCGCTGGCGAACGAGGGCGGCATTCTGAAGGTGTTCTGGGCAGGTAAAACCCGCAGCGACCAGCTGCGGCGGATGAACCTCTCGGTGGAAACAGAGACCTATGAATACGAGTTGCAGGTCGGGTTTGTGGAGAAGCTGCCTTACCCGTCGCAGTTCCAGCTCGACCCGGTGATCAAGGAAGAATCTCTCTGGCTGAGCGGCCAGCACCGACGCCCCTCGTCCCAGCTGATGAAGCGCAGGAATCAGGCCGTGTTTCTGAACAACGTGCATCATGAAAAAGTGACCCACAGCGGCACGCTGTACGAGAACGAATCGGTATTCGGGCAGCTCGGCGAACCGCACCTTTACCCGGAAGTGTCGCAGATGCGCGAGTCCCTGCGTAACTGGCGCTTTTATCATGAGTTTTCTGTATCAATCGGCTCGGCGATGCGCGCCCCGCAGGTCGGCTTTCGCTCGCCGGTGCTGGCCAGCGACGGCGCCAACCTGGCGGCGGCGTTTCAGACCATTGTGGAGATTGGCGACGAGCTGCTGCTAATGCGCATCCTCGACCAGGCCTTCCCCGGCTGCGTGTTTTACAGCGACAACACCGGCGGACGTTTTCGCATGATGATGCAGCGCGAAGGGCTGAGCAGGCCGCTGGAACCCGCGGAGTTCTCCGACGGCACCCTGCGCTTTTTATGCCTGGCGGTGGCGCTGCTCAGCCCGCGTCCACCAGCATTTATCGCGTTGAACGAACCGGAAAACAGCCTGCACCCACAGATGCTGCCCGCGCTGGCGAGCTTAATCGCCGAGGCCAGCCGCTACTCGCAGATTTGGCTCACCAGCCACTCGCCGGAGCTGGCGACGTTGATTGAGAAGCAGAGATCGTTTTCGCTGTATCAGCTGTCGATGGTTGAGGGGGAGACGAGGGTGGAGAGGCTGGGGTAA
- a CDS encoding beta-propeller fold lactonase family protein translates to MRKATLATHGFFMASLLLAGTAFPVSASTTPLTKAVKQNFDGEIQNNTLAVSPNEKQAVVARSGQPEVIVYDLTTGTVSAVLKHFNTPRNIVFAPDGKSFYVSDSSLGLIERVDASTFETREYYAAGPGAFGTVLSKDGKTLYINNQASNAVISMNTETKIANAVITGFSQPRQGVRLSPDGRVLYVTNFVSDKITLVDTATNKIIGEIGGFNKIRAISVTADGKTLFAANSGNDTISVVDTTAQKVTDTIPVGKQPYGAALSPDGKFVYSGNLGDNSVSIIDVQTRKAIATVKGFNEPRQAIVFTADNRYAWVLNKDLSISRIDRETQRIVSTIKR, encoded by the coding sequence ATGAGAAAAGCAACGCTAGCCACTCACGGTTTTTTCATGGCGTCTTTATTGCTTGCAGGTACTGCCTTCCCGGTTTCCGCAAGCACGACGCCGCTGACAAAAGCGGTCAAACAAAATTTTGATGGCGAAATCCAGAACAATACGCTGGCAGTGAGCCCGAATGAAAAACAGGCCGTTGTTGCACGCAGCGGACAACCTGAAGTCATTGTTTACGACTTGACGACCGGTACCGTCAGCGCGGTGCTGAAGCACTTCAACACTCCGCGAAATATCGTATTTGCACCGGACGGTAAGAGTTTCTATGTCTCGGATAGCAGTCTGGGCCTTATCGAGCGCGTGGATGCTTCGACCTTCGAAACGCGTGAATACTATGCCGCAGGCCCTGGCGCGTTTGGCACGGTGTTAAGCAAAGATGGCAAGACGCTCTATATCAATAATCAGGCCAGCAACGCAGTCATCAGTATGAATACTGAGACGAAAATTGCGAATGCCGTGATCACCGGGTTTTCGCAACCCCGACAGGGTGTGCGACTCAGCCCGGATGGCCGGGTGCTGTATGTTACCAACTTCGTTAGCGACAAAATCACCCTCGTAGATACCGCCACCAACAAAATCATCGGTGAAATTGGCGGGTTTAATAAGATCCGCGCCATTTCCGTGACCGCAGACGGGAAAACGCTGTTTGCCGCCAATAGTGGGAATGACACCATTTCGGTCGTCGACACCACCGCGCAAAAGGTGACTGACACCATTCCTGTCGGGAAGCAACCGTATGGTGCGGCGCTGTCGCCAGACGGTAAATTCGTTTACAGCGGCAACCTGGGTGATAACAGCGTCTCTATTATCGACGTGCAGACACGCAAAGCGATCGCCACCGTGAAGGGCTTTAACGAACCGCGACAGGCCATCGTCTTTACCGCAGATAACCGATATGCCTGGGTACTGAACAAAGATTTGAGCATCTCCAGAATTGATCGTGAAACGCAACGTATTGTGTCCACGATCAAACGCTGA
- a CDS encoding nuclear transport factor 2 family protein, producing MKKTTHNVLLAALLALVSGQSVAAVKDDALAHFNAIADGKTADLKQQYAQDARLDWIGGPLDGIYTSSDAIGGVWSKFITAQGKLSHKVDNLNEVTNPKGSTVTARVQFAGKTTINVFYVLTYREGKIINETWQIDPAKG from the coding sequence ATGAAAAAAACAACACACAACGTTTTACTTGCTGCACTGCTGGCTCTGGTTTCTGGGCAAAGCGTTGCTGCCGTAAAGGATGACGCGCTGGCGCATTTTAACGCTATCGCCGACGGGAAAACCGCAGATCTCAAGCAACAGTACGCGCAAGACGCGCGTCTGGATTGGATAGGAGGGCCGCTGGACGGCATTTATACCTCATCTGACGCGATTGGCGGAGTATGGAGCAAATTCATCACGGCCCAGGGAAAACTGAGCCACAAAGTCGATAATCTGAATGAGGTCACAAACCCGAAAGGGAGTACGGTCACCGCACGTGTTCAGTTTGCCGGGAAAACGACAATCAATGTCTTTTATGTCCTGACCTACCGCGAAGGCAAAATCATCAATGAAACGTGGCAGATTGATCCTGCAAAAGGTTAA
- a CDS encoding type 1 fimbrial protein — protein MSVTFRIGCIALLAFALPVRGYDVLVSVTGNLIGNTCVVAQDSGEQNVPLGTIGIKQFSRAGAVSNIKTPFTLRLEACGPTFAGVKIRFSGTPDDDNPQLLKIADGGATGVAVQILDKESVLIPLNTKTTAYGTAGDDSVQMTFYAQLVATATPVSAGDVSAIATWTTEYL, from the coding sequence ATGTCAGTAACGTTTCGGATCGGCTGCATCGCACTGCTGGCTTTCGCTCTCCCCGTTCGCGGGTATGACGTGCTGGTTTCCGTTACTGGCAATTTGATCGGCAATACCTGCGTGGTGGCGCAGGACTCCGGGGAGCAGAACGTGCCGCTGGGCACCATTGGTATTAAACAGTTTAGCCGTGCCGGGGCCGTCAGCAATATCAAAACGCCCTTCACGCTCAGGCTTGAAGCGTGCGGGCCAACCTTTGCTGGCGTAAAAATCCGCTTCAGCGGTACGCCGGATGATGACAACCCGCAGCTGCTGAAAATTGCCGACGGTGGCGCTACCGGCGTGGCGGTTCAGATCCTTGATAAAGAGAGCGTACTCATTCCCCTGAATACAAAGACCACCGCGTACGGAACGGCGGGAGATGACAGCGTACAGATGACCTTCTACGCGCAGTTGGTTGCAACTGCTACGCCCGTGAGCGCCGGTGATGTGTCAGCCATCGCCACCTGGACAACGGAGTATCTATGA
- a CDS encoding DUF523 and DUF1722 domain-containing protein, protein MTTKPVLGISGCLTGSAVRFDGGHKRMGFVMDELAQWVNFRPVCPEMAIGLPTPRPAIRLTLTDSGETQLRFSKPPHDDLTQKMADFTADYLPKIGDLSGFIVCAKSPSCGLERVRLYDENGNRGRKEGVGLFTAALLETWPWLPVEEDGRLHDPVLRENFVERVFALHELNTLRKNGLTRRALLDFHSRYKLQLLAHHQAGYREIGPFVASLHEWEDLDAFFVAYREKLMTILKKPASRKNHTNVLMHIQGYFRNQLNSRQRGELRDVILHYRNGQLPILAPITLLKHYLAEYPDRYLMTQNYFDPYPDDLGLRLAVK, encoded by the coding sequence ATGACAACGAAACCTGTGCTCGGTATTAGCGGATGTTTGACCGGATCCGCCGTTCGCTTTGACGGCGGACACAAACGCATGGGCTTCGTCATGGATGAGCTGGCCCAGTGGGTGAATTTCAGGCCTGTCTGCCCGGAAATGGCCATCGGCCTGCCTACGCCTCGCCCGGCCATACGCCTGACGCTTACGGACAGCGGCGAAACGCAGCTCCGTTTCAGCAAGCCGCCTCATGATGACCTCACGCAGAAAATGGCCGACTTCACGGCGGACTACCTGCCAAAAATCGGCGATCTGTCGGGATTTATCGTCTGTGCAAAATCCCCAAGCTGCGGCCTGGAACGCGTGCGGCTGTATGATGAAAACGGCAACCGGGGCCGCAAGGAGGGCGTCGGGCTGTTCACCGCCGCCCTTCTTGAAACCTGGCCGTGGCTGCCCGTGGAAGAGGACGGACGCCTGCACGACCCGGTGCTGCGGGAAAACTTCGTCGAGCGCGTTTTTGCGCTGCACGAACTGAACACGCTGCGTAAAAATGGCCTTACGCGCCGCGCGCTGCTGGACTTCCACAGCCGCTATAAGCTCCAGCTGCTGGCGCACCACCAGGCGGGCTACCGTGAAATCGGCCCGTTCGTTGCCTCGCTGCACGAGTGGGAAGACCTGGACGCCTTCTTCGTGGCGTACCGGGAAAAGCTGATGACCATCCTGAAAAAACCCGCCTCGCGGAAGAATCACACCAACGTGCTGATGCATATTCAGGGGTATTTCCGTAACCAGCTGAACAGCCGCCAGCGCGGCGAGCTGCGCGACGTGATCCTGCACTATCGCAACGGACAGTTGCCTATCCTCGCGCCGATCACGCTGCTGAAGCACTACCTGGCCGAATACCCCGACCGGTATCTGATGACGCAAAACTATTTTGATCCCTATCCTGATGATTTGGGTCTGCGTCTGGCAGTCAAGTGA
- a CDS encoding MerR family transcriptional regulator — protein sequence MAYSIGEFARLSGITATTLRAWQRRYGLLKPQRTEGGHRQYSDEDVQQALKILDWVKKGVPIGQVKPLLERPMPGRTNNWQTLQQNMLQRLQDGKVESLRQMIYDAGREYPRPELVANVLRPLRSQVSANVAAAMTLRAILDGIIIAYTSFCLEGDKKAPGDNILLSGWHLNDPCEIWLEALTRTGQGHRIDILPVPPDALAPEIFPERKWLLVTSGKLTAGRKKQVEQWQQQVSLEVIIL from the coding sequence ATGGCTTACTCCATCGGCGAATTCGCCCGACTCAGCGGCATCACCGCCACCACCCTGCGGGCGTGGCAGCGTCGCTATGGTTTACTCAAGCCACAACGCACGGAAGGCGGCCACCGCCAGTACAGCGATGAGGACGTCCAGCAGGCGCTCAAAATCCTCGACTGGGTAAAAAAAGGCGTCCCGATCGGCCAGGTCAAACCGCTGCTGGAACGCCCGATGCCGGGTCGGACCAACAACTGGCAAACCCTGCAGCAGAACATGCTGCAGCGCCTGCAGGACGGCAAAGTCGAGTCCCTGCGCCAGATGATTTACGACGCCGGACGCGAATACCCAAGGCCGGAGCTGGTCGCGAACGTGCTGCGCCCTCTGCGCAGCCAGGTTTCGGCCAACGTCGCCGCCGCCATGACCCTGCGCGCGATCCTCGACGGCATCATTATCGCCTACACCTCGTTTTGCCTCGAAGGCGATAAAAAAGCGCCAGGCGATAACATTCTGCTCAGCGGCTGGCACCTGAATGACCCGTGCGAGATCTGGCTCGAAGCCCTGACGCGCACCGGGCAGGGCCACCGCATCGACATCCTGCCGGTTCCGCCTGACGCGCTGGCACCGGAAATTTTCCCGGAGCGTAAATGGCTTCTGGTCACCAGCGGCAAACTCACCGCCGGGCGGAAAAAGCAGGTGGAGCAGTGGCAGCAGCAGGTATCGCTTGAAGTGATTATCCTCTGA
- a CDS encoding sigma-70 family RNA polymerase sigma factor: protein MPPNDAENNQLRELIPGLRRFALWLIRDVHVADDLVQTTLERALDKWTTRRPDASLKSWLFTILYREFLIEKRRTKRYWGLLSRMKSDDNPAWPSAEQEIATQSMLEAFGRLTEEQRSLLILIAIEGLSYQDVAHVMDIPIGTVMSRLSRARQALHRLGEGDVPQPILRLMK from the coding sequence ATGCCACCTAATGACGCTGAAAATAACCAGCTGCGAGAGCTGATCCCCGGACTGCGCCGTTTCGCCCTCTGGCTGATTCGGGATGTCCATGTAGCCGACGATCTGGTTCAGACAACGCTTGAGCGTGCCCTGGATAAATGGACAACACGACGCCCCGATGCCTCGTTAAAAAGCTGGTTATTCACCATTCTTTATCGCGAGTTCCTGATCGAGAAACGCCGCACAAAGCGCTACTGGGGATTGCTCAGCAGAATGAAAAGCGATGACAATCCTGCCTGGCCGTCAGCAGAGCAAGAGATTGCAACGCAAAGTATGCTGGAAGCCTTTGGTCGTTTGACGGAAGAACAACGGAGTTTGTTGATACTCATTGCCATTGAAGGACTGAGTTATCAGGACGTTGCCCATGTGATGGATATTCCCATCGGCACCGTGATGTCCCGATTGTCCCGGGCCCGCCAGGCACTACACCGTCTGGGTGAGGGTGACGTCCCACAGCCGATATTGAGACTGATGAAATGA
- a CDS encoding carbonic anhydrase family protein, which yields MKRVLTASLFVLSVSAFAESPPHWAYEGKGGPDNWGELSDTFSTCKTGKYQSPIDIRHPFDATLPPLILDFHTAAEKLVNNGHTLQVTAGDEDEFRLDDTTFILRQYHFHTPSENRINGKSFPLEAHFVHASEDGDIAVLAVMFEVGPENTALSPLLARLPKEKNHEVSIDKRFDLRPLFPADLHYYRFSGSLTTPPCTEGLRWLVMKNTVNLSEKQLETFKQALEHSNNRPLQPLNGRVIVQ from the coding sequence ATGAAACGAGTCCTTACTGCATCCCTGTTCGTTTTGTCTGTTTCCGCCTTCGCGGAATCGCCCCCGCACTGGGCGTATGAAGGAAAAGGTGGACCGGACAACTGGGGAGAACTCAGTGATACATTTTCCACCTGCAAGACCGGGAAATACCAATCCCCTATCGATATCCGCCATCCCTTTGATGCCACACTGCCGCCGCTGATTCTGGATTTTCATACCGCAGCAGAAAAGCTTGTCAACAACGGTCACACTCTTCAGGTCACTGCTGGAGATGAAGATGAATTCCGTCTGGATGACACCACGTTTATCTTGCGCCAGTATCATTTCCATACCCCGAGCGAGAACCGGATTAACGGTAAATCCTTCCCGCTTGAGGCGCACTTTGTCCATGCCAGCGAAGACGGCGACATCGCGGTGCTTGCCGTTATGTTCGAGGTTGGCCCTGAAAACACCGCTCTGTCCCCGCTGCTGGCGCGTCTTCCGAAAGAGAAGAACCACGAAGTCTCGATTGATAAACGCTTCGACCTCCGCCCGCTGTTTCCGGCCGATCTCCACTATTATCGCTTCAGCGGCTCACTGACGACCCCACCCTGTACTGAAGGGTTGCGCTGGCTGGTGATGAAAAATACGGTAAACCTATCTGAAAAACAGCTGGAAACATTTAAGCAAGCACTTGAGCACAGCAATAACCGCCCACTCCAGCCGCTAAATGGACGGGTTATTGTTCAGTAA
- a CDS encoding type 1 fimbrial protein: MRLAFLLSGLLFCASVQALDWKSDITLSPQPMTYTGPADSVVPGSIIGSTWSATASVQQVFWCGVIFTCTKGTLQPSSSAISSGATVTVDGANYTIFETGVPGVGYIIGLKDFKSTKYIPLQTGITQSYPAEGTSGFAQDLGWSAKVTFIKTGAALKSGVYQIPTINAAVLTAYNNETKTAQVIISPTTITVTASGCTVGSKNASVALGTIDIRTLPTVGSTSPSGTFTVGLTCDANVAVHAVMTDQTTPSNTSSVVTLTGDSTASGVGVQFFYNGSGPLMMGPDSSAAGTTGQFFIKSTTTAQTLTLPFQAQYIRTGELVPGSANALASITFSYQ, translated from the coding sequence ATGCGTTTAGCGTTTCTTCTCAGCGGATTACTTTTCTGCGCCAGCGTACAGGCGCTGGACTGGAAATCGGATATTACCCTCTCCCCTCAGCCAATGACCTACACCGGGCCAGCGGATTCCGTGGTGCCGGGCAGCATTATTGGCTCCACCTGGAGCGCTACCGCCAGCGTGCAGCAGGTGTTCTGGTGCGGGGTTATTTTTACCTGCACCAAAGGGACGCTGCAGCCCAGCAGCAGCGCCATCTCAAGCGGTGCGACGGTTACCGTCGACGGCGCGAACTACACCATTTTTGAGACCGGCGTACCGGGCGTGGGGTATATCATCGGGCTGAAGGATTTTAAAAGTACAAAATATATCCCCCTGCAAACCGGTATCACACAAAGCTACCCGGCAGAGGGCACCAGTGGGTTTGCCCAGGATCTGGGATGGTCAGCAAAGGTCACCTTTATTAAAACCGGCGCCGCCCTGAAATCCGGCGTATATCAAATCCCGACCATCAACGCCGCGGTGTTGACCGCCTATAACAACGAGACGAAAACGGCGCAGGTGATTATCAGCCCGACCACCATCACGGTGACCGCCAGCGGGTGTACGGTCGGCAGCAAAAACGCCAGCGTGGCGCTGGGCACCATTGATATTCGCACTCTGCCCACGGTGGGAAGTACGTCACCATCGGGGACGTTTACCGTCGGCCTGACCTGCGACGCGAACGTGGCGGTTCACGCTGTGATGACCGATCAGACCACACCGTCGAACACCTCGTCGGTGGTGACGCTGACCGGAGACTCCACGGCGTCCGGCGTTGGGGTGCAGTTTTTCTACAACGGTAGCGGGCCGCTGATGATGGGACCGGACAGCTCGGCTGCGGGCACGACCGGCCAGTTCTTTATCAAGAGCACCACGACGGCACAAACGCTCACGTTGCCGTTCCAGGCGCAGTACATCCGAACCGGCGAACTGGTCCCCGGCTCGGCCAACGCGCTGGCCAGCATTACGTTTTCCTACCAGTAA
- the uraH gene encoding hydroxyisourate hydrolase, translating into MKKTAPLLILASMAFAPAAFSAPAGTLSVHILDQQTGMPPSDVTVTLEKQQQDKWTPIASGKTDHDGRIKSLYPQDQDMQPGVYKVTFKTAEYFHGKKLDTFFPEIPVLFTVTRTNEKLHIPLLLSQYGYSTYKGS; encoded by the coding sequence ATGAAAAAAACTGCCCCTCTGCTGATCCTGGCCTCGATGGCCTTTGCCCCCGCCGCCTTTAGCGCCCCTGCCGGCACGCTAAGCGTCCACATTCTCGACCAGCAAACCGGGATGCCGCCGTCAGACGTGACCGTTACGCTGGAGAAGCAGCAGCAGGACAAATGGACCCCGATTGCCAGCGGTAAAACCGACCATGACGGTCGTATCAAATCGCTCTATCCGCAGGATCAGGACATGCAGCCTGGCGTGTATAAAGTGACCTTCAAAACCGCAGAGTACTTCCATGGCAAAAAGCTGGACACCTTCTTCCCGGAGATCCCGGTGCTGTTTACCGTGACCCGCACCAACGAGAAACTGCACATTCCGCTTCTGCTGAGCCAGTACGGTTATTCGACCTACAAGGGCAGCTAA
- a CDS encoding lipocalin family protein — MKLWPVVTGVAIALTLVACKSPTPPKGVQPITNFEASRYLGKWYEVARLENRFERGLEQVTATYGKRSDGGISVLNRGYDPVKNKWNESEGKAYFTGEPTTAALKVSFFGPFYGGYNVIRLDDKYQYALVSGPNRDYLWILSRTPTIPDAVKQDYLNTARSLGFRVDQLVWVKQ, encoded by the coding sequence ATGAAGCTATGGCCTGTTGTGACCGGTGTTGCCATTGCGCTGACGCTGGTCGCCTGTAAATCCCCCACGCCGCCGAAGGGCGTGCAGCCTATTACCAACTTTGAAGCCAGCCGCTATCTCGGAAAATGGTACGAGGTCGCCCGTCTGGAAAACCGCTTTGAACGCGGGCTGGAGCAGGTAACCGCCACCTACGGCAAACGCAGCGACGGCGGCATCAGCGTGCTTAACCGGGGCTACGATCCGGTGAAGAACAAGTGGAACGAGAGCGAAGGGAAAGCGTACTTTACTGGCGAACCGACCACCGCCGCGCTGAAGGTCTCCTTCTTCGGCCCCTTCTACGGCGGCTATAACGTGATCAGGCTGGACGATAAGTACCAGTACGCGCTGGTGAGCGGCCCGAACCGCGATTACCTGTGGATCTTGTCGCGCACGCCAACCATTCCGGATGCGGTGAAGCAGGATTACCTGAACACCGCGCGCAGTCTGGGCTTCCGGGTTGATCAGCTGGTGTGGGTGAAGCAGTAG